CTGTGGGCACTGTTCCTGGCGGCCGTCCCTACCGGCGCTTCGGTGCCGCAGGTCGGCCCCATGGTGCGTGCCCGCTGGGGCGTGAAGCTGCAGGGCTCACCCCTGATGACCACCGCGGCGGCTTTCGAGTCGGTCACCGACGAGCTGACCTTCGTCTTCGGCCCGCTGCTGGCGACCGCGCTGTGCACCACCGTGACGCCGGCGGCAGGCCTGGTCACGGAGGGCGCGCTGACCCTCGTCGGCGGTCTGCTGTTCGCCGCGCAGAAGGGCACGCAACCGCCGGTGACCGGTGAAAGCGGGCACGCGCGCGTGCAGCACGCCTCCGCGCTGCGCGTGCCGGGCGTGCGCGTACTGGTCGTGACCTTCCTCGGTATCGGCACCGTATTCGGCGGCATGCAGGTGTCGCTGGCGGCGTTCACGGAGTCGATCGGCGAACCCGGCCTGAACGGCGTCCTGTACGGCGTCTTCGCCGCCGGAAACATGCTGTCCGGCATCGTTTGCGGCGCGATCGCCTGGAAGACCGCTCCCCAGCGTCGCCTGGTCGTCGGCTACACGGCGCTCGCGATCATCGCGTCCGCCCTGTGGACGGCGCACTCGGTGCTGCTGCTCGCCGGGCTCGGCCTGCTGGTCGGTATGTGCATCGCGCCGGCACTGATCACCGGCTACACGCTGGTCGAAGGCCTGGTCCCGGCCGGTGCCCGCACGGAGGCCTTTACCTGGCTGACCGGCGCGGTCGCACTCGGGCAGGCGGCCGCCGTCACAGTCGCCGGACAGCTGGAGGACCGGCTGTGGGACGGCGCGGGATTCCTGGTGCCGATGGCCGGCACAGTGCTCGCGCTGGCGACCCTGCTGACGCAGCGGTCGAGGCTGGTGCCGCGGCAGCAGAACCGTACCGTCGCACGTGGCGTCGGTCACCGCGTGCCGGTGACGGTGGACTGATCCCCGGGAATGCGTCACTATGGACCGTCGTTAGCACTCATTAAGTGAGAGTGCCAGGAGGAAGACAGTGCCGACCTACCAGTACCAGTGCACCGAGTGCGGCGAGGGCCTCGAGGCGGTGCAGAAGTTCACCGATGACGCCCTGACCGAGTGCCCCAGCTGCGGTGGCCGCCTCAAGAAGGTGTTCTCCGCGGTCGGTATCGTCTTCAAGGGCTCCGGCTTCTACCGCAACGACTCCCGTGGCTCCACGTCGAGCAGCAGCCCGGCGTCGAAGTCGTCGACCACGTCGTCGGCCGGCTCCTCCTCTTCCGACTCGAAGCCGTCCTCGTCGAGCTCCGCCAGCAGCTCCGCGGCCTGACAACTCTTCCCCGGACCCTGCCGTCGTACGACGGCAGGGTCTTCGGCGTTCAACGGCACCGGCTCCCCCTCCGTTTTGCCGCCCGCTAGTGTGCTGGTCATGGCGAACGCAGAAATCGGCGTAATCGGCGGTTCAGGCTTCTACTCGTTCCTCGACGACGTGGCCGAGGTCCAGGTGGACACCCCGTACGGGCCGCCCAGCGACTCCCTCTTCTTCGGCGAGATCGCCGGCCGGAGGGTCGCCTTCCTGCCCCGACACGGCCGCGGCCACCACCTGCCGCCGCATCGCATCAACTACCGCGCCAACCTGTGGGCGCTCCGCTCCGTCGGTGTACGGCAGGTTCTCGGCCCCTGTGCGGTGGGCGGACTGCGGGCCGAGTACGGCCCCGGCACCCTGCTGGTGCCGGACCAGTTCGCGGACCGTACGAAGTCCCGGGCGCAGACGTACTTCGACGGGTTGCCGCGTCCCGACGGCACCGTGCCGAACGTCGTGCACGTGTCCATGGCCGACCCGTACTGCCCTACCGGGCGGACGGTCGCTCTGAAGGCCGCCCGGGGGCGGGACTGGGAACCGGTGGACGGCGGCACGCTGGTCGTGGTCGAGGGGCCGCGCTTCTCGACGCGCGCGGAATCGTTGTGGCACCAGGCGCAGGGCTGGTCGGTCGTGGGCATGACCGGTCACCCCGAAGCGGCGCTCGCCCGGGAACTGGAGCTGTGCTACACGTCGCTGACCCTGGTCACCGACCTGGACGCCGGCGCCGAGACCGGCGAGGGCGTCTCGCACGAAGAGGTGCTGCAGGTCTTCGCGGCGAACGTGGACCGGCTGCGCGGCGTGCTGTTCGACGCGGTGGCGGCACTGCCGGAGACCGGGGCGCGGAACTGTCTGTGCGTGAACGCACTCGGCGGGATGGATCCGGGCTTCGAGCTGCCGTAACGCACGCGTGAGAAGTTCCCGCGGTGCTGTGCACAAACTCCGCGTGGTCAGGCACCGCGTTGTCAGGCACCCTGTGGACAAACAGCGGACGAGGCAGACGAGTCGGTGGACAACCACGCGGAATTCCCCGTTCGGGTGGGCGAGTTGTCCACATCCCGCCCGTGAGCCACCGGCCCCGGCGGGATTCGGCGCGAGGCCTCATCGTGGCATCGCAAGCCGAATTCCTCGTCGCAGGCGGTGATTCCCATGCCTCGGTCCTCGTCATCCTCGAATCCGTCCCCGACTTCGCCCTGGCTCTCTTCTCCCTTTCCTTCTTCTCCGCTTCCCCCTTCGCCGCGCTCTCGCCCCTCTCCCTCTCCCACCAGCTCTCCCTCCCCCCTTCCCCTCCGGCTCCCGCGCCCGCTGGGCACGGACGCCCCCGCGACCTGTGAGGTTCCGCAGTTCCCTCCGGTGCGCGTACGCGGCGGGCGTTACCAGCTGCAGCGGCTCGTACGGCACCGCAGGCGGGCCATCGCGGCCGGCCTCGCGGTGACCGCGGCGGCACTCGTCGCCGCGGGGCCGCGCGCCGCGCCCGAACCGCACCGCGCGGAACAGGCCCGTGGTCACCCGGTCACAGAGCCCGTACGCCGGCACGCGGCCGTGGAGACGGTGACGGCGCCGGTGCGGATCGCCGATGCGGCCACGGTCCGGCTCCTACGCCCCGGCGACCGCGTCGACGTGATCGCCGCCGAGGACCCCTCGGCCGGGGGCGTCGCGCGGGTGCTCGCGCGCGGTGTACGGGTGACCAAGGTGCCCGAGCCCGTGGAGGGCGGAACCGAGAGCGGGGCGCTGGTCGTGCTGTCGGTGCCGCGCGCCACGGCGGCTCGGCTCGTCGGCGCGAGCGCCACGGCACGCCTGGCGGTGACGCTGTGCTGAACCGACTCGGACACTTTCTCGGCGACTTGCTGTCAAGTCGCCGGATCGAGCGACCACACTGGACACAATGGCGCCACCGTGCCGTAGGTTGCGGAGCGTTTCGTTCCACAACCTGTGCATGCGAGGAGAGTCCCCTAGGTGAGCGCGAAGCAGGAATCGAGCGTCTGGCAGGGCTTCAAGGCCTTCCTGATGCGCGGCAACGTCGTCGATCTGGCAGTCGCGGTGGTCATCGGAGCCGCGTTCACGAACATCGTGAACTCGGTGGTGAAGGGGATCATCAACCCGCTGGTCGGCGCGATCGGCACACAGAACCTGGACAACTACAGCACGTGTCTCAGCCCCTCGTGCAAGGGGACGCACGGCATCCAGCTGATGTGGGGCTCCGTCCTCGGCGCCACCCTGACCTTCGTGATCACGGCCACGGTGGTGTACTTCCTGATGGTGCTGCCGATGTCCAGGTACCTGGCGCGGCAGGAGACCCGCAAGAAGGAGCGCCTGGGCACACAGGAGGTCATCGAGGTGACCGAGCTGGAGGTACTCAAGGAGATCCGCGACGCCTTGGTCGCGCAGCGCGGTTCTGGGCACGACGAGCGCTAGCCGCGCTCCTGCACACGGCTCAGAGGTGGTGGGGCGGCTTCTCGTCGAGGAAGCGCTTCAGGTCGGCGGCGCTGTCGCCGTCCGTGCGCTCGCCCCAGCCGCGATCGGTGTCGTCCGAGGACTGCTGGTCCAGCGGGTCGTCGAAGACCAGCGCGGGCTTCGGATCGCTGGGCTCGGATTCGGGGGCGGTGCTCATGCCCCAAGGGTACGGCCCTGGCCCGAGCGTCCGGGCGGAGCGGTCGCCGGAGGCGGAGTGCTCGTCCCCGGCGGAGTGCTCGACCCGGGCGCAGGCCGACCGTCCGCCCGAGCTGTCCGGAAATATCGGCGAGGATGCCGGCTCACACCGCGTGAAGGCCGTGGACGGTGAAGACGTTCCGGGCCGGGGCGGCCTGGTCGGCCGTGGGGCTCGGAGCGTCGGCGAGGGGGAACGGCATGCCGAAGGCCCCGGGCGCGAAGGGGCTGCCAGGCGCGGCGGCCGTCGTCCACGGCGAGGTCGGCGTCGTCGCGCATCTGACCTGGGGATACGTTCGGGACTTTAGACTCCCGCCATTTGTGAATCCGTTCACAAGATTTTGGGGCGGTTTTCTGCTGTCCTGGGAGGCATGACGTCGAGTTCGGCTCCGGCGCCCGCCTCGCCGGGCGCACCACAGTCCTCCGGACCGCTGCGGCGGCTCACCGCGCGCGGGCGCGACGAGGCGCACCGGGTCTCCTCGCCGCTAGAGCTCTTCTTCGACCTGTGCTTCGTCGTGGCGATCGCTCAGGCGGGTGGGCAACTGGTGCACGCCGTCGCCGAGGGGCATGCGGGCAACGGCATCCTCAACTACGCCATGCAGTTCTTCGCCATCTGGTGGGCCTGGATGAACTTCACCTGGTTCGCCTCGGCGTACGACAACGACGACGCGCTCTACCGGGTCGTCACCCTGGTGCAGATCGCCGGCGTCCTGGTGCTGGCCGCCGGAATCTCCCAGGCCTTTCAGCGTCACGACTACTTGGTGGTCTGGCTCGGCTACCTGATCATGCGGCTGGCGATGGCCGCGCAGTGGCTGAGAGCCGCGAGATCGGCCGAGGGTGCCGAGAGAACCATGGCGTTGCGGTACGCGTGCGGTGTGCTGCTGTGCCTGGTCGGCTGGCTCGGACTGGTGGTGTTGCCCGGGCCCGCGCGGCCCTGGGTGTTCCTCGTGATGGCGCTCGTGGAAATGTGCGTGCCGCTGTTCGCCGAGAAGAGCCACGAGACCGCCTGGCACCCCCACCACATCGCCGAACGGTACGGCCTGTTCACCATCATCGTGCTCGGCGAGACGATCTCCGCGGCGACCGTGGCCGTGAAGTCGGCCGTGGACGAACACGACGCGCTGGGCCAGCTGCTCCCGATCGCGGCGGGCGGGCTCCTGATCGTCTTCTCCGCATGGTGGATCTACTTCGTTGTGCCCATCCACGGCCATCTGCGCTCCAACGGGCAGGCGTTCCTGTGGGGCTACGGGCACTACCTGATCTTCGCCTCCGCCGCGGCGATCGGCGCCGGCCTGGAAGTGGCGGTGGAACACGCGGTCGGCAAGACCCATATCTCCACGCTGTCCGCGTCTGCGGCCGTGACGCTGCCCACGGCGCTGTATCTGCTGACCGTCTGGGCGCTCCACTCAAGGCACTTCAAGGTCGGCATCGCCCAGCAGCTGGTGCTGCCGGTCACGGCGCTGCTGGTGATCTGCTGCACCTTCCTGGGCGACCGGGCAGTGCTCGCGGCGGGGCTCGTGTCCGCGGCCGCGGTCGCGACCGGAGTGACACTGACGGCGCGTATGACCGGCCGGGAGCGCGCGGCGAGCGCCACCGTGTCGGCCGACTGAGTCCTCTGCGGCGCCTGAACGGGCGAGACTGGCGTCCATGACAGTTGACGCAATCACGGACGTCGCCGGAGTACGGGTGGGGCACGCCACCCGCAGCGGGGACGGCTGGCTCACCGGCACCACGGTCGTCCTGGCTCCGGACGGCGGCGCGGTCGTCGCTGTGGACGTGCGCGGCGGCGGCCCCGGCACCAAGGAGACCGACGCGCTCGACCCACGCAACGTCGTGAACCGGGTCGAAGCGGTGGTGCTGACCGGCGGCAGCGCGTACGGGCTGGACGCGGCGTCCGGTGTGATGGCCTGGCTCGAGGAGCAGCGGCGCGGAGTGCGGGTGGGGGCGGACCCGGCGCACGTCGTGCCGGTCGTGCCCGCCGCGTGTGTTTTCGATCTGGGGCGCGGCGGAGACTTCCGCGCGCGACCGGACGCGAGCACGGGACGCGCGGCGGTGGAGGCCGCAGCGGAGACCACGCCGGGGGCGCGGGTGCCGGAGGGGGGCGTCGGGGCCGGCACGGGCGCCGTGGCGGGACGGATCAAGGGTGGGGTGGGCACCGCGAGCACGGTGCTCGACTCGGGGATCACCGTGGCCGCGCTGGCGGTCGTGAACGCCGCGGGGTCGGTGATCGAGCCCGAGTCGGGGGCGCTGTACGGGGAGTTGTGTCACGGGCGGGTGGAGTATCCCGAACAGCGCGTGCACGAGGCCGCGCGCCGGCGCCTCGACGAAGCCGCCGCCAGGAATGCGCCACCCCCGCTCAACACGACGCTGGCGGTGGTGGCGACCGACGCGAACCTCTCCAAGGCGCAGGCGCAGAAGCTGGCGGGCACGGCGCACGACGGGATCGCGCGCGCCATTCGGCCGGTGCACCTCTTGCACGACGGTGACACGGTGTTCGCGCTGGCGACCGGCGCACGCTCGCTCGACGAACACCCGTTGGAACTCAACGGGATCCTCGCCGCCGGCGCGGATGTCGTGACGCACGCGATCGTGCGGGGGGTGCGGGCCGCCGAGTCGGTGGACGGGCCGGGCGGGACGTGGCCGTCGTACAGGGAGCTGTACGGGGCGCGGTAGGGGTGGTGAGGGCGCAGGGCCGCGCCCCCACCCGTGCCCGCGTCGCCCGCGAGCCGGCCAACGGTCGGCGTGGCGGGCCGCATCGGGGCCGACGGCGGTGCGGCTGAGAGTCGGGACGGGACTCCCCCGCAGGGCTCGAATTGTCGCGGTTCTGTCACGTGATGGCGTTCACGGGAGCAGGAAGGAACCTTCCCGGGCTCCAGTGCCCTCTTTCTCCACGCACTGGAACGGATCACGCACATCACATGAAAATGGAGCAGCCCGTGGCAACGCCGGACATTACAGCGCGGCGCACACTGGGGGCCTGTGCCGCCCTGATGGTCGGCGCCCTCACCCTGACCGCTTGTGGTGGCAGCGCCAATGCGACCAGCGACGGCAAGGGCGGCAAGGACTCCCCCAAGACGTCGACGGCGAACATCGTGATCTCGGCCAAGGACGGTTCGACCGACGCGTCCATCAATGCGACCGGCGTGCAGGTCAGCGGCGGCAAGCTCACCGACGTGAAGATGACTGTGGCGGGGACGGGGCAGTCCGTGGCCGGGGCGATATCAGCGGACGGCAGCAACTGGAAGCCGAAGGAGCAGCTGGAGCGCGGGACGAAGTACGAGATCGGCGCGACCGCGAAGGACGCGGACGGGCGTACGGCGGCGGCCAACTCCATCTTCACCACCGTCACGTCGGCGAACAGCTTCATCGGTACCTACACGCCGGACAACGGCGCCACGGTCGGGGTGGGCATGCCGGTGTCGTTCACGTTCGACAAGTCGATCACCGACAAGAAGGCCGTGCAGTCACACATCACGGTCAACTCCAGCGGGGGTCAGCAGGTGGTCGGGCACTGGTTCGGGGACCGGCGGCTCGACTTCCGGCCGCAGGAATACTGGAAGGCCGGTTCCAAGGTCACGATGAAGATCGACCTTGACGGGGTCGAGGGCGCGAAGGGCGTCTACGGGGTGCAGAAGAAGACCGTCTCCTTCGCCATCGGGCGGTCGCAGGTCTCCACGGTCGACGCCAACACGCAGACGATGACGGTGGTACGGGACGGCAAGACCGTCAAGTCGGTGCCGATCTCCGCAGGCAGCGCGCAGCACACCACGTACAACGGGCAGATGGTGATCGCCGAGAAGTTCGTACAGACCCGCATGAACGGCTCGACGGTCGGCTTCGGCGGCGAGTACGACATCCCGGACGTGCCGCACGCAATGCGGCTGACGTCGTCGGGGACGTTCATCCACGGCAACTACTGGTACAGCAAGGGCGATCCGCCCTTCGGCCGGCAGGGCACGAGCCACGGCTGCATCGGCCTCGCGGACGTGCAGGGGGCGCAGGGGGCGACCTCGGCCAAGTGGTTCTTCGACAACACGCTCGTCGGGGACGTCGTGATCGTGAAGAACTCCCCCGATACGACGGTCGCCCCGGACAACGGGCTCAACGGCTGGAACATGTCGTGGAGCGCCTGGACCGCCGGAAGCGCCGTCTGAACGGGACCTTTTACGGCAGCTTTTGACGTCACGTGGGGCCGCGCTGGAACTTTTCGCGCGGCCCGCGCGTTTTTCCGGCATACGTTTTCTCGGTTCACGGACATGATGCCCCACCGAGGGGCTACGGTATGCACCCACAAGGTGACATGCAGCAACGCCGGGAGATGCCTTGAGCGTTCCGTACGAGACGGCAGCGTACGAACCAGCCGAGTCGCCCGAGTCTCCGGAGGAGCATCTCGCGCGGCTCCTCGGTCGCGCCCTGAACTCCTTCGAGCTGCCCGACGAAGTGATACGGCAGCTCGACTGCGCACTGGCGCACGACAGTTCGCTGTACTCGGCGTACCACAGCGCGGGACGGCACCGGGAGACGTACCGGCACACCTGGCTGCTCGCCGACGGCAGTGCGGTCACGCTGTGGGAGCTCGTGCACAACCCGACACCGGGCGCCACCCCGGAGCACGAGGTGTACGTCGACGAGGAAGAGCTGCAGACGGCCACAGCGCGGCTCGGGCTGCCGCCGGACACGCCGGAGTTCGAGTTGCCCGCGCTGATGCGGCTGTGGGCGATCCCGGAGCCCCGGCACGTGTTCGCCGACGACGATTCGGCGGACCATGCGCGCCGGCTCCTGCGCCGTGCGGAGAATCCGGACCGGCCCGACGCGGAGACGGCGGCGCTGCTGGCGACCGCGACCGCGCACGGGATCACGCAGGCGTTCGGACGCCCGGGACGCGCCGGGCGTGCGGGCCTGAGCTACGTGCTGTACGAGCACGCGTTCCTGCTGCCGGACGACCGTGAGGTCTCCCTGTGGGAGGTCGAGCACACAGCGACGCCCGACGGGCGGCACATGTGCGAGGTGTACATGTCAGAGGACGCGGCCCGGGACGCCATGGAGAGGCGCGCGGCGCGGCAGGGATAGCGCGCGCAGCGGCGTGCGCCAGGCGCGAAGGGCACTTCGGGGGTTCGGGGGCTTTTCGCCGTCAGCCGTTGGCGAGTTGCCGTACCAGGCCCGCGAAGGCGTCCTGCTCGGCGGGGGTCAGCTCGACGGACTCCAGAGCGGGGCCCGTCCGCCTCTGGCTCGGCAGGGCCGGGAGCGCGGTGGGGGTGCACCGCGTGGGGGTCTGGAAGCCCGTGCGGCGCAGCAGACGCATCAGGACGACGGTCCAGGCGACGGCGGCCACGGCGAGGACGACCACGCCGATCAGCTGGAGAGTCGGGGCGTGCTCAGGCATGCGTCCCAGTAGACACCACGGTCCGGGACTTTGATCCCGGACCGTGACGTATCTCGCAGGTGCCGTGAACAACTCACAGCGAACTAAAGGGACAAGGTGCGGCGGGGCGGTGCGCCGGTCAGGCTGCCACCGGCTGCTTGGTCTCCTTCATCGAGGTGGCCGCGTTCGTGGCGGGGTCGGTGACCGGGCCCTCCGGGGTCTCCTTGCGCATGCCCTTGAGGAGGACGACCAGGGCCGTGGTGGCGCAGACGCCGGCTGCGATGGCGACGAGGTACAGCAGCGGGTTGCCGATCAGCGGGACGACGAAGATGCCGCCGTGCGGGGCGCGCAGGGTGGCGCCGAAGGCCATCGAAAGGGCACCGGTGAGTGCGCCGCCCACCATGGCGGACGGGATGACCCGCAGCGGGTCCGCCGCAGCGAACGGGATCGCACCCTCGGAGATGAAGGAGGCGCCGAGGACCCAGGCGGCCTTGCCGTTCTCGCGCTCGGTCTGCGTGAACAGCTTGCCCCGTACGGTGGTGGCCAGGGCCATCGCCAGCGGCGGGACCATGCCGGCCGCCATCACCGCGGCCATGATCTTCATCGCGGAGTCGCTCGGGTTCGATACGGCGATGCCGGCGGTGGCGAAGGTGTAGGCGACCTTGTTGACCGGGCCGCCCAGGTCGAAGCACATCATCAGGCCGAGCAGGGCGCCGAGCAGGATCGCGTTGGTGCCGGTGAGGCCGTTCAGCCAGTCGGTGAGGCCCTTCTGGGCAGTGGCGATGGGCTTGCCGATGACGACGAACATCAGGAAGCCGACGATCGCCGAGGAGATCAGCGGGATCACCACCACCGGCATGATGCCCCTCAGGGCCGCCGGGATGTTGATCTTCTGGATGGCCATCACCACACCGCCGGCGATCAGGCCGGCCACCAGGCCGCCGAGGAAGCCCGCGTTGATGGTCAGTGCGATTGCGCCGCCCACGAAGCCGGGGACCAGACCGGGGCGGTCGGCCATGCCGTAGGCGATGTAGCCGGCCAGGACCGGGACCAGGAAGCCGAAGGCCACGGCACCGATCTGGAACAGCAGGGCACCCCAGCTGTCGGCCTGGGTCCACACGAAGTGGTCCATCACCGACGGCGCCTTGTTGATCTTGTAACCGCCGATCGTGAAGCCCAGAGCGATGAGGAGGCCGCCCGCGGCGACGAACGGAACCATGTAGCTCACGCCGCTCATCAGCCACTTGCGGAGCTTGGTGCCGTATCCCTCGGTGGAGTCGCCCGCACGCTCGACCGGCGTGCTGCCCGACGCGGGCGCCGGGGCGCTCGTCTCGCCGCGCGCCGCCTTCTCGCGGACCTCCGTGATGAGTTCGGCGGGCCGGTTGATGCCGGCCTTCACTCCGACGTCGATGATGGGCTTGCCGGCGAAGCGGTCCTTGTCACGTACGGGGACGTCGTGCGCGAAGATCACGCCGTCCGCCGCCGCGACCACCGCCGGATCCAGCCGGGTGAAGCCGGCCGAGCCCTGCGTCTCGACGACGAGTTCGACGCCCGCCTCACGGCCCGCGTTCTCCAGGGACTCGGCCGCCATGTAGGTGTGCGCGATGCCGGTCGGGCAGGAGGTGACAGCGACGATACGGAAGGGGCGCTCGCCGGAGTCCGAGGCGGAGCCGGCGCCGGCCGGGGTTGCCTGCGCCGGGGCGGATGCGCTCGGCGCCTGCGCCGTGGTGACCGCTGCGGCGCCGGCGGAGGCCGCCACCGGCGCCGCAGCGGTGTCTTGGGGGGCGCACGCCTCGCTCGCCGCGCCTGCGGCGCTCGCAGCGCCCACGGCTCCCTGAGCAGCGCTCGCCGCAGCGTTCGCGCCCGTCCCCGAGTCCGCGCTCCCGGCGGTCGTCGAGCCGCTCGTGCCCGCGATCACGGCCGGGCCCTCCCCCGCGGCCGACGGCGCCTGTGGCGCGCTCGGGGGCTCGTCCCCGCGGATCAGCACCGCCGCCGTGTCCGCGTCGGTCGCCGCGCGCAGGGCCGAGGTGAACTCGGCGTTCATCAGCTGGCGGGCCAGTGAGGAGAGGATCGTGAGGTGGGCGTCGTCGGCGCCGGCCGGGGCCGCGATCAGGAAGATCAGGTCGGCCGGGCCGTCCGGGGCGCCGAAGTCGATGCCTGCGGCGCTGCGGCCGAAGGCGAGGGTCGGCTCGGTGACGTGGGCGCTGCGGCAGTGCGGGATGCCGATGCCGCCGTCGAGGCCGGTCGGCATCTGGGCCTCGCGGGCGGCCACGTCGGCGAGGAAGCCCTCCAGGTCGGTCACCCGGCCCTGGGCCACCATGCGTTCGGCGAGGGCGCGTGCCGCCGCTTCCTTGGTATCGGCGGACAGGTCGAGGTCGACCAGGTCCGCGGTGATCATGTCGCTCATCGCGGGCTCCTATGCACGCGTATCGCCCGGGGAGAGGGGTGGGCGGAGATGGGGACGGGGGTGCTGTGGGGGGAAGCGGTGGGGATGGCGGCCGTGGTGAGTGACGGGGAGTCTCGCCATGGCCGGGTCGGGGTGGGCGTACGGCGGCGGGTCAGGGGGGTCATGACACGGGCTCCGTCAGTTCGCGGTCGAGCGGGATCTCGGCCGTGACGGTCACCGCCGCCGGGTCCAGGTCGGTGGGGGTCGGCATGACGCTGCCGGGGAGCTGGACGGCGGCGGCGCCGTGGGCGACTGCGGAGGCGAGGGCCTCGGAGCCGGTGCCGCCGGCGATCAGGAAGCCGGCGAGGGAGGAGTCGCCGGCGCCGACGTTGCTGCGGACCGTGTCCACGTGGGCGGTGGCGAACCAGGCGCCCGCCTCCTCCACGAGGAGTTGTCCGTCGGCGCCAAGGCTCGCGAGCACGGCGCGTGCGCCCATGCCGCGCAGCTCCTCGGCCGCCTTCAGCGCGTCGCCCACGGTCGCCAGAGGGCGCCCGACGGCTTCCGCGAGCTCCTCGGCGTTGGGTTTCACCACGTCCGGCCGCGCGCGCAGCGCCTCCAGCAGCGCACGCCCCGAGGTGTCCAGCGCGATGCGCGCGCCTCCAGCGTGCGCCTCCGTGACGACATCGGCGTACCACGAGGGCGCGAGGCCCCGGGGCAGGCTCCCGCAGCACGCGATCCAGTCGGCATCGCGGGAGTACTCGCGGACGGTGACCAGGAGCAGGGCCTGCTCGGCCGCGGAGAGCTCCGGACCCGGCGCGTTGATCTTGGTGAGCACCCCGTCGGACTCGGCGAGCGCGATGTTGGAGCGGGTGGCTCCGCCGATCGGGACCGGCGCGACCTCGATGCCCTGCGCGTCTAGCAGATCGGCGATGAGCGCCCCCGGCGCACCACCCAGGGGCAGGACGGCGACCGTGCGCCGCCCGGCGGCCGCGACGGCGCGCGAGACGTTCACGCCCTTGCCGCCGGGGTCCATGCGCTCGGTGTCGGCACGGATGACCTCGCCGCGCTTCAGGGCCTGGATCTCGTAGGTGCGGTCGAGGGAGGGGTTGGGGGTGACGGTGAGGATCATGCGCGCACTACTTCCGTGCCGCCGCGCTCGATGGCGGCGGCGTCTTCGGGGCTCAGCCCGCTGTCGGTGATCAGCAGGTCCACGTCGCTCAGGCCACCGAAGCGGGCGAAGTGCTCCTGCCCGTGCTTGGAGGAGTCGGCCAGCAGCACCACGCGGCGGGCGGCCGCGACCGCGGCCCGCTTGACCGCGGCCTCGGCGAGGTCCGGGGTGGTCAGACCGTGCTCGGCGGAGAAGCCGTTCGCCGCCACGAACAGCACATCGGCGCGGATCTCTCCGTACGCGCGGAGCGCCCAGGCGTCCACGGCCGCGCGCGTGCGGTGGCGTACGCGCCCCCCGACCAGGTGGAGCTGGATGCCGGGGTGGTCGGCGAGCCGGGCGGCAATGGGGAGGCTGTGCGTGACGACGGTCAGGGAAGCTTCCAGCGGGATCGCGGCGGCGACCCGGGCGACCGTCGTACCGGCGTCGAGGATCATCGTGCCCTCGGTCGGCAGTTCGGCGAGGGCGGCCTTGGCGATGCGGTCCTTCTCGTCGGCGGCTGTGGACTCGCGCTCGGTGAGGTCCGGTTCGAAGTCGAGGCGGCCGACCGGGATGGCACCGCCGTGCACCCGGCGGACGAGACCGGCGCGGTCGAGGGCCTTCAGATCGCGGCGGATCGTTTCCGCGGTGACCTGGAACTCCTCGGCGAGCGACAGCACGTCCACCCGGCCGCCGTCACGGGCGAGCCGGAGGATCTCCTGCTGCCGTTCCGGTGCGTACATGTCGTTGGCCTCCGCCTCGATGTCCGTGCGTGGTGTCCGCACCTGGCGTCCGTTCACTTCCGAGTGATGCCCGAACGTGTGGTTTCACTGGGAGGCTACGCCCGGATTTCTGGAAAGTAAACAGGTTCGGATTCCAATCGGACATGAACGGACTTCCGGTCCCGTGCGGTGCGGTGCGGTCCTGCGGCAGTTCCTCACGGACAGCATGAGGGCCCGGCACCTGATCGGTGCCGGGCCCTAGCCGTGCCTGGTCATCGCCGTGCCTGGTCAGGGCACCAGTTCGGGTTCCCTCTGCAGCGCCGGCGACTCGTCCTCCGCCGCCCCCTCCACATGCTGCGCGGGCCGC
The genomic region above belongs to Streptomyces sp. CG1 and contains:
- a CDS encoding Ig-like domain-containing protein, which gives rise to MATPDITARRTLGACAALMVGALTLTACGGSANATSDGKGGKDSPKTSTANIVISAKDGSTDASINATGVQVSGGKLTDVKMTVAGTGQSVAGAISADGSNWKPKEQLERGTKYEIGATAKDADGRTAAANSIFTTVTSANSFIGTYTPDNGATVGVGMPVSFTFDKSITDKKAVQSHITVNSSGGQQVVGHWFGDRRLDFRPQEYWKAGSKVTMKIDLDGVEGAKGVYGVQKKTVSFAIGRSQVSTVDANTQTMTVVRDGKTVKSVPISAGSAQHTTYNGQMVIAEKFVQTRMNGSTVGFGGEYDIPDVPHAMRLTSSGTFIHGNYWYSKGDPPFGRQGTSHGCIGLADVQGAQGATSAKWFFDNTLVGDVVIVKNSPDTTVAPDNGLNGWNMSWSAWTAGSAV
- a CDS encoding DUF6227 family protein, whose product is MSVPYETAAYEPAESPESPEEHLARLLGRALNSFELPDEVIRQLDCALAHDSSLYSAYHSAGRHRETYRHTWLLADGSAVTLWELVHNPTPGATPEHEVYVDEEELQTATARLGLPPDTPEFELPALMRLWAIPEPRHVFADDDSADHARRLLRRAENPDRPDAETAALLATATAHGITQAFGRPGRAGRAGLSYVLYEHAFLLPDDREVSLWEVEHTATPDGRHMCEVYMSEDAARDAMERRAARQG
- a CDS encoding fructose-specific PTS transporter subunit EIIC, whose product is MSDMITADLVDLDLSADTKEAAARALAERMVAQGRVTDLEGFLADVAAREAQMPTGLDGGIGIPHCRSAHVTEPTLAFGRSAAGIDFGAPDGPADLIFLIAAPAGADDAHLTILSSLARQLMNAEFTSALRAATDADTAAVLIRGDEPPSAPQAPSAAGEGPAVIAGTSGSTTAGSADSGTGANAAASAAQGAVGAASAAGAASEACAPQDTAAAPVAASAGAAAVTTAQAPSASAPAQATPAGAGSASDSGERPFRIVAVTSCPTGIAHTYMAAESLENAGREAGVELVVETQGSAGFTRLDPAVVAAADGVIFAHDVPVRDKDRFAGKPIIDVGVKAGINRPAELITEVREKAARGETSAPAPASGSTPVERAGDSTEGYGTKLRKWLMSGVSYMVPFVAAGGLLIALGFTIGGYKINKAPSVMDHFVWTQADSWGALLFQIGAVAFGFLVPVLAGYIAYGMADRPGLVPGFVGGAIALTINAGFLGGLVAGLIAGGVVMAIQKINIPAALRGIMPVVVIPLISSAIVGFLMFVVIGKPIATAQKGLTDWLNGLTGTNAILLGALLGLMMCFDLGGPVNKVAYTFATAGIAVSNPSDSAMKIMAAVMAAGMVPPLAMALATTVRGKLFTQTERENGKAAWVLGASFISEGAIPFAAADPLRVIPSAMVGGALTGALSMAFGATLRAPHGGIFVVPLIGNPLLYLVAIAAGVCATTALVVLLKGMRKETPEGPVTDPATNAATSMKETKQPVAA
- the pfkB gene encoding 1-phosphofructokinase, whose product is MILTVTPNPSLDRTYEIQALKRGEVIRADTERMDPGGKGVNVSRAVAAAGRRTVAVLPLGGAPGALIADLLDAQGIEVAPVPIGGATRSNIALAESDGVLTKINAPGPELSAAEQALLLVTVREYSRDADWIACCGSLPRGLAPSWYADVVTEAHAGGARIALDTSGRALLEALRARPDVVKPNAEELAEAVGRPLATVGDALKAAEELRGMGARAVLASLGADGQLLVEEAGAWFATAHVDTVRSNVGAGDSSLAGFLIAGGTGSEALASAVAHGAAAVQLPGSVMPTPTDLDPAAVTVTAEIPLDRELTEPVS